TTGGCTGCCCGTATTGGTCTGCTCCGATCACTGCTACGTCTTCAGATTAGCCATCAGTTCCCATCAAACCCCAGATCCCGACTGCTGAACCACTCTACATACATCCAGTCCCTGGTTAGAAAACTCAGAGCTCTTACTGACGTTGTACCAATAGGACCCCAAGACAGGGTTTTTATTGACAAACATATAGAAAACTTGCTGTGACTTAAGTGATTAAATGTAGGAAATGCCTAAACCAGTGTTTTACGCGCATTGGGCAATTGGATTTGACATCTGCTTACAACTGTCTGCAAGATACTTGGCCCTAAAATCTCCAGTCACTATGAGGTTACGGCAAGGTCAGAGTAGATTAGTCTGAGCCAGGCCACGACTGCATGACCTCACAGATGGGTTCACCCAACTAACAATAAACGGACACAGCccaggaagagaagttctgaggcactcaaggttacgaTTTATTAAAATACTTATTTGACTACAATGGCCTACGCGTTGCAGCCTtatagtgatactgtcccatttttggaaataagctcatattacaccttcccttaagttaaataatagggttttaccattctcctgtactttcaaccgttttctggttatggcagtgcaaattttacctccaagctagcagttaacattgagtcctatgagaccagttagccaccagccggtctcataggactcaatgataactgctagcatgagggtaaaatttgcactgccatacccagaaaacggttgaaagtacaggagaacagtaaaagcctattatttaactcagggggaggtgtaaaataagcttatttccaaaaatgggacagtgtcactttaaaggcCGTCATGTCATGTAATATGCCCTGAAGGCGTTAAGGCTCAAACGCGTAGGCAATTGTAGTCAAATAGAacgtatacagctccaggcctttttattagaataccatgaaaaagttgatttatttccataattccatcaataatgttaaactgtcatggattgtagattcattgcccagttttttaactattccaatcattattttttttctttttatatacgttggccttccagctcaaaaaacccatgaattggggaattcgcattattagaatattgttataaaatcaaaattttcttcatcaaaattcgggtcacattatatcagttgaaatttggtactttctacataacatgcaatggtcaatacttggttaggacattcgctgtcttcataatggccatgatgcgtttaacattgaagtcaatggaaaaacagtgcatggcagttatggaagcccagatatccttgatgctttgctgtcagctgttcttgtttgttgacctggtaccccacacttcactcttcaatataccctgtagatttccatgccacgttttggcgctaactcaccagtttaattctaaataaccagaaatgaatccccattgaaaatgaatggggtttaatttctgttgagttagaattaaactggtgagttaacaccaaaacgtggcatggaaatcttcgggtatattgaagagggaagtgtgggacaccaggtcagctatacaaaaacagctgacggcaaagtatcaaggatatctggccttccattattcccatgcactgtttctgccattgacttcaatgttaaacgcatcatggctgttattattaataatattaagacagagagagtcctaaccaagtattgaacattgcatgttgtgtagaaagtaccaaagttcaactgatttgatgtgcactgatgtgaaacaaattttgatgaagaaaattgtgattttattacaatattctaatgatgtgaattccccaattcatggtttttttgagctggaagacaaaaatgtgtaaaaataaacaatttaatgattggaatagttaaaaaattgggccatgaatctacaatccatgacagtttaacattattgatggaattatggaaataaagcaactttttcatggtattctaataaaaaggcctggagccgtatatataatttttttttttcatcgcaaccttgagtgcctcagaacttctcttcctgtactaaacttgagagcccctacactgatgagcaccaaggaaaaaaggtgaagacccagaagcacttaCCAATTATTTGTTTGTGTTATTAAACGGTCACATTTGACCCCCAAGGTTGACTAATATTAGCCAAATTGCCCGGCATGATGCCACAGCATAGCCTTGCTGGATTGGAATTTCACGACCACCATTCAAAAGACCAAACTCGACTTCTTGTACACAGTTCCCTCCCCTCACTTTACATAAGAAGCCGTGGGGAGGACCTCATGTGACAAGCATTGTGGAACTACCACTGAATTCCTTTTACACCAGCACGAACAAAGTCCTTATTGTGCACCTCTTTTCCCCACCATGAAACAAAGGCATTTGCTATCTGTCCAAAGTATTTCACACGCCGGCTGTAAAACACCCATCTCCTCAATGTGTTAGCAAGCAGTAGCCCTAAAACATGCGAGTAAAAATTGGGGCCAATGCAGGAAAAAAAACCTTGTAAAAGAAACTGAAAAAGACAGCCTACATATCCACATGGTTAGAATCCATTTTATTGTTGTAGCCCTCACATTCTTCTATACAAAGAAATATAAAAATTACAATGGCTCAGAAATTAAAACATCTGCTAAATTGTTAAAACTCTTGTTGACTTAAATTGAATAAATTAGCTATTAAATTGTACAAGAATCAGGTTCTAAGGATAGAGGGATAACAAAAAAGATGAATTGACTCTGCTGTTAATTATCTGATTTTAGATGTTAGCAATTGCTCATGTCTCTGATAACCATAAATGTACACAGTAATCTGATTTTAAGATCTTAGAACAACAAGGCTGTTGACAGTTTGATGTACTTGGGTTGTAGCATCTCACCTACAACGACTTCAGTTTCTTTCACCTGAATGTAATAACAAATCAGGATTTtaagacaacaaaaaaagaaaatacaaagcCAGACAGAACCCTGTACTCAAAAAGGTCTCATGTTGGGAAATGCATATCTATACAACTAATTGCACAGGGAAGAATGGTCTGCAGTAGTACAATGGCCACAAACTTGCCAGGGATGCCAGCACATCAATAGGAGCCGCATCTCAAGGGGCATGGTGGGAACCAATCAGGACATCCGGCCTGTGCTAGCAGACAGCCCGCTTTCAGCACAAACCTTCATAAAAGAAGTCCCACAGCCTGAAGAGATGCTCACCTACAACCTACACAGTGGAGGGGGATAAAGTGGAAACACAGGATGCTGTTAAAGAATATGAAACCTACACATAAAAATCAACAGTATACAAAGGAATATGTGGGATTAGCAGCATGTGActggaggccgcaccttgcataagtTGCAATAAGAACTGAatttatgcaaggtgcggcctcctttttGAAAAATTGAGTTCAACATTTGGGACAGCAGCACCCTCACAGTTTAagtatttaaagtgatactgtcccatttttggaaataagctcatattacacgtccccttgagttaaattattgagttttacctttctcctgtactctcAACCGTTCTCCAAGTAAGGCAGTGCAAATTTCAATGTTAAATTTcaatgctagcatggaggtaaaatttgcactgccatactcagaacagttgaacgtacaggagaaaggtaaaactcaataatttaactcaaagggacgtgtaatataagcttatttccaaaaatgggacagtatcactttaagagtgacgcctgctgaACGCCAAGCTGAACAATCCACATGTGATGGACACGTACATGACTAGCTCCCAGGCTCCACCTGATGGGCCAAAGGCTGGGTTAGGAGCGATGGTGTGGAAGTGTGTCCATGTGAACGTTCATCTTCATCTCGTTCTCCAGAATCTGCACCAGCTGTTGCATGGAGGGCAGGTGACCCGACTCCAGCTTTGACCAAACGGGCACGTCTGTTCACAGGCAAAATAAAGTggatgtcacacacatgcacctgtaaTTTCTGACAAAGAATGATACACCACCATTGTACAAATGGTAAATATACTTTGACTTACCATTCAGAGAGATCTCAAAAGCACCTGTTGACATCAGCTGATTCTCAATCATATTGCTGAAGAAGAACACCATCATGCAGGCATAAATCTATGGGGAAAAAAGATAACTTTGCAATCAGAGAGAAGGTAAAGGGTACAGAGGCCACACAATGATTTATGGTTTGTAATTAGCTTAACTGAAATGGCATGGCAAAACATTCtagggaaaaaaacaactacGAGAAGGACTGCAAATTCACTGTGTCTACTACTTACAAATCCATGTCCATaaatgggttcacagtgtttgtaaacacagcgttatgaggaggggcaatacactggcagccaaccatgtgagaattttttgaccgacagcggatTCAAACATTCAGAGGTTGAAttttgtgcgcagctagtgtcgcactgtcaggttaaaacaaaaatgtagaacccatgtctATAGGGTTAGATAAGTCAGTCCAGACATACGAACGCAGGATGGAACAGGCGACACACGAAATCGAGCACAGCAATATAAACTGAAAACGGCTGTTAAGGGAGTTTCAAGAAGCATAACCCTGCAGTGCACACAGGGAATTTGGTTACTGTGGATATTTAAACCTCTGGGGAAGGTGCTGTGTATTGTGGTGCTAATGGGGCCCTGTGGGTCTGGTATCCGCCAAGCTCCCGATAACTGATGCTTACAGCAgtgagtggttctcaaccttttttgaagaaacacccCCTCAGCCtcttcacaagcctcccaacacccccttgacatcatgaaactgacaacacccccccccccttactagTGTATTAATAtttaatggactaatgccctcaatggcaactaagcaccacacCCTCTCAtatgcatccttctcaacgccccctagagctctccaacaccCCCTAGAGCTCaccaccgcccccgttgagaaacactactttacagAAATAGAGTACCTTGTTCTCTTGCCCCCAGGTCCAGATTCCTGGAGTTTCCACACCAAATGGTGCAAAGGGGTCTTTCCCAGCTATGACCAGTCCAATCAGGGCTAGTTTGAACACGGACAAGAAGGAAGCAACATATCtggaagagggggagagtgaAGTGAAACATTAATTTAGCATATTTTGCAGATATCAGACAACATTTAAAGACACAAGTTGATACCCATGATACAGTGTGgtattgcactgaatttggtATTGGTACTGGTATTGCAAATGCTAAAATTTTACAAAATataatttcatgtgaaactgcccaACATTAAAATTaggtcgggggccggataagactgcctcaagggccgtaaacaagacataggctgaatctcaaatggtgcacttgtgcactttagtgttcatgtttcagtgcgtatgccgtattagttatgcactgaaacatagtgcccgaagtgcacaagtgcaccatttgagatccagccatagGTGCCCTACCCCTGGAGTAGATGAACCTTGACCCCTTGACGTTTCAGTACCGGTAATTGCTGATGGCGATGACTTGACCCTTCTCAAACAGACTTAATAATCTTTCAGATGACCATGCGATGTGCCTTTTGACATGGTTGATTAATAAGTGAGAAGCAACTCACTGCACCAGAGTGGTTCAAGGAACACAGGACATTTTTACACATGGATCGGCCACCACCACTGACTACAATCTTCAACCTCATTGAGAAACTTTTGTGCTGGAGAAGGCTTTTGCACAGTTCAGCGTTCAGAATCCCATCATCAAGAAAAGATCTTGTTGAAAACTTGTGCAATACAAGATAGAAATAAATCCACACATTGAAGATGTTGAACGAAACATTGCAATGCACAATGTGCACTCTAATCAAAGCTAAAGGTGGTACAACAACAAAGTGCGAGTGAACTTTTTACTGGTCATGATTTTTTTTGACTAGGCCGAGTACTTTTAAACCTGACTTGCGAGTGAGGGTAGTGTACTTTGACTTGAGTACCAAATTTCAGTACTTTTCCCACCTCTGCACCACACCTTACTTTACTGAATGTCACTTAGATCTACAATTTCATTGACAAATCAATATCAATAAACTGTTCATATTTTAGAATAGCATTGCACACACATCATTTTCAGGGAAGCATAGGATTTGTAATTGTGCTTTGGGCCTTGTTCAGTTCACCACATGTCTGGGTTTTGGTTCATCTCCCACCCCGCCCCATCCCACTGACAAAACTAATTGGAccagatgcagcagcagcaactttATGACGGGGCTAGAAAAACAggtgttttttttgcacattcaagtATGAGTGGAATGAGACATAATGATGTTAAAAGCACGTGCAGAGTCTACTCGTTGGGCAGGTTCCACAGTTTCACCACATCTAGTCTACCTAATCCTGACATGGTATTGGAGCGGTACAAATGTCTTGTCATCTTGTCATCCGTTCTTTCTACTGTCAAATACAAGCAGGGCCTATCGGTTCTCATTTCATCACAGCATTTCATTGACGGTCAAAGACGTTTACTTTTCAGACAAACGTTGGAGCAGCAAAGACAACTAAAACTCACCGATAAAGGGCGTGAGGAAGATAGTTTTCTCCCTCGATGCGGATGTCTGGGTACCGCTGGTACAAAGCCTGCGTGTACTCTTCAAACACCCGCTTGTACCCTCAGGAAATGCTGTggggcaaaaaacaaacaaagagaagATCTACTTCAACAATGCAGAATTGCACGAGTCTACACAAAAAGATACCCCGTATCGTATGAATCAGCGCTCCCAGTTAATGTAATAACTACTTATTCCTTTACGAAAAGCTTAATCCCTCATCTTGACAAATAGCCTACGTTTCGAGCTCATAACCCACAAAAACCTATTATGGGTAGCATGTACAACGTGGAATTTAAATTAAAATGCATTGTGCTATATAGATGAACACATGTATGACTTGCTAGAAAGCTGTAAAAAACAAGGCCCTGTATCAAATAAAGACAAGCATTGTCAGCTAATCCACCGTCTGTGAAACGCTGGTTTATTTGATCTTTACAATACCTCAATTTAGCGACAACGCCAAAATGTTTCAACTCACGCCGTGACCTACAGGTCTGCAAATACTTCGCGGCAGAAAGTACCTAAATTGATCATATACTTGGTTTTACTCCACCTTTCAGAGCTACGATATATTAGCTAACATAGCTAACCAACGATTGCCAAATTGCTAGGATACACGCTAAAGGCAGCGTCTTCCGTATTTGTGATTTAAATAAGCTAGTTGCTGCTTACCAAATCTGGAATTTGAGCAGTGGCCCAGCGGCATACTGCATTTTCATCCGTTTAACACCATTATCAGCGGACACCGAATAAAGGGAGATGGCCCATAAGAAAAGGACCGAGAGTGGTAGCCACCGAGTCCTCATTTTGACTTCTTCCCCCATGCAAGTAGCAGGAAGCGGTGGAATTTCACGTTTATGCAGCCGTATATTGCGAAGACTTCTGGGTAACGTAGTACGGACCAACCACCAATCAAATCACGGAAGAAGTGTGTCAGAAGTCAAGTGtagcctgtaggcctactttattgacAAAAATCTATGTAGCTCTTGGGTTAGCACatacatttgaaattgcgtttgaccagtctccaatgtgcatttaagCTAGGCCTAAATATGACATTGACAAAAATCGCacactcgtcacacacacacacacacacacacacacacacacacacacacacacacacacacacacacacacacacacacacacacactggaataagACAAGCATACTATAGCCTACtgatggacaacacacacacacacacacacacacacacacacacacacacacacacacacacacacacacacacacacacacacacacacacaagcagcagcatATACAGTCAGTGGTCGTAGGTTGTGTTCTGTAGTGTAGATGCAGATGTGAAGGGCAAAGtgcaagtggcatggtgaaataaatgttcatggaatgtGCGGTAGCGCTTCCCTGATTGTAGTAAGAAGAACAGTTTGTGTGGTGGGTGAGTGGGTTTTTGATAATGTTCATTgctctcttggaacagtgtgaggtCTACAGACTCACAGAATGGTTAGACCTTCACCATAGGCTACTGCCACAGATGCATCAGGACAGGTCATAGTGAAGTCAGGCAGCATCTCAATAGATAATTAAAGGAGCACGTGGTCATTCTATGAGGGTTTGATAACAAAGAGTGAGTAAATACTTGTCCCACAAATGTGAATTTGTCAATGTATAGTTATTAACCATATTTAGTCTCTAAAAACGTAGATGAAACTGTTGAAAATATACAGCAGTGCAGACCATGTGTATGGAGAGGGCCATGGGTACACTCCTTATGGAGGTTTGAAATGCATTCATTTTATTCTAATGTTTGAACATAAAACCTGATTTCAAACAATTGGCAAAAAATTAGGCTATTCCACACTTTGTCGTAGATGAAtagatgaaggtgtgtgtgtgtgtgtgtgtgtgagagagagagagagagagagagagagagagagagagagagagagagagagagagagagagagagagagagagagagagcgagcgcatttgtgtgtatgtgaaatgGTGCTATATGCAATGTGCaatatgtgtattaggtcttagtGTATATCtgtatttgggtggttgacgtttaagggcgtaacacccccccaaaaaaagtttttccaattcctgaaaaaaatagaaaaaaataaagcacttagaaTTTCGCCTAGTTttggccatttttgggaaaatgtgtcctgcatcagcacattgcataggcatgtcacaccacaggaaattcactgaattatggccattttaatccttttgtatacatgattgacatctgagctcatgctaacttgataatgatattgtgtttaatcttaatatgtgttttcatttgtaAAAAACGTtcttttccttctataagagcagtcacaccacaggacaccataaaatgaacctaagcattgcgtgacagaaacattgcaaaacgaagacatattaagaggttaatagtcaccttaaacttccacagcactctccaataactgaggtactcaCTGGTAGGAggcagtctttaagacccttgtagttggccttgcagctaaccgttcacaaacattgacatacatgtcaccccacaggacgcaatttgtgttacgaaattgaacttgtagttaatattactgtcttgagtttttttcacattcacatatcttaatataaagttaatatttatgcaatcatgccgaATGCTTCATactttattcaaaatgttgttggttaatttatatatatattatattccaggtttcattaatgttacagtcacaccgcaggatatttgacatataaacctttacatgaatcttaacaaaaatgtttcttctcatctaagactaatatgaaacataatgtaccacatcttctttcattgacatttgttttttaaaggaaaaatgagttttgtaggtttttaaccaatgttacgaaaaaacaaggcgtcacgtcaaccacccatttgtgtatttatgtaaactgtcagacatcttaatttccctcgggattaataaaagtactctactctaccctactctagaTTATACAGTTTATGAGCTGTCATTTCCATGCAGTGTGATTTGAGTATAGGCCAAGGCTATACCATAtggaacagtaggcctatagtgtaaCTGCTTTTTTAGTCTAAGAAAATGCATGCAATGACTAAATAAATTGGTTTGCAATACATTGAGAAGGAGATGATACAGAATGGACTGTTGCACATCTACTGTTTTAATTTTGGCCAGTATATAGCCTACTCGCTTTCGTATAATTTACaaataaccaaagtgactttcaaaagaggacataatcaagccaacatcacaagcaaatacaaagtgcacaggagctatacagaacaacaagtgcagttgcaaagaggggttagtttaaaaaaaaaatgtaaaaaaatatatagagtaaataacgagtacacacacaaacacacacacacaaactaaagtaaactaaacatcatgtcaggagtctgccctggggcaaacTCCTGTTTTTAGAACTGGTGTGAGTTGCCTGTGagcaaaaaatacatttcaatacaACGGTTATAGTTTAAGTATTTGTAGGCCTCtattttcaacacaaaaaaaatcgtttaaaaaaacaaaacaaaaaaacaatattttagtTGGCTATCTAAACTTATAATTTTGTCCACTAGGGGGTGGTGAAGAATAAAGTCATTGGAGGAAACCTGGTCTGAAAAGGCCTGATATGTCAGCTTTCATTTGGTCGTGCACCGTGGATTTTATAACTGGACTCAAAAGATGAACCAAAGCACCTGTACGTCCATGTGATTAATTAACCAAAAGAGGAAAATAAATTATTAATGGCCATTAAAGCAATAATGTGAGTGAcaaccaaagaaactcgacacagaagaacaatctatCGGggaaaaatgcattggccacggtgtagtacgggggcgttgcctgaggacacgagtggatggaaaattaactcccttgcgcatggtcattggttaGTGGGTGCgatcacagacatcatataggaagactagatacgtcatcgcgtatttcaagcacgtccgcacaggtcggccatattagcgcagcctaaactctccacagaccctccgttacacctgaagtaaactgaagagttgaaacgttgggatacttgaaaatgtatactgttgcttcgctgaaatattgacgtgtttataaatggtagggctccttaaaacttacgtgtagactggggtaaaacgcccaggagagtaataggcctatgcttcccacttaacctatttgtccaaaaaattagatagacctacagcaaatacacattttaaccattgctgtgcattacgttgacggtatggatatattcattgcatcaaattatagacgacagagatgacgtactggaagagagatgtagcctacagcgcaacaagttaattctatctggatggctttagcgtcacgactcattttggacacaaggtggagctgtcgaaaccaaagtagaatgtagaccACGAGTggacgtttatttgttattttactgaaaatataaaagattactttgtgcatttgtttatgggatctatttaattacctgaataagcctactgaaatATATTATACATGaatttagacctatgaacattataatataatgtaatataatataataataatgtgaatatgcatcactatgcagtatcaacatatactttcgtttggattttttatactgtataaaaaaccaaccctttcgaaaatcgatatcAATTTGAGGGAACTATGGCCATCTGaggagtatacaacacccaaaactcactgcaactggttgagccagaaggctgcgctaacatggccgccatgcgcggacgttcgacttgcatgacttcatatatgatgtctgtgggtgcgatggatacaataaggtcgttcatgatggcgttttttcaaccaggcagcaaatttgctaggcagcgagcatgctcactgtgtctgcgtgaagcatcctggtgagaatttccgttcacgacgcagttaaagggagtgacctctgcgcggcagtcgtgtcacatggcgttaaaccatcgcgggaacaaaagttttgtcaagcagccacgcagtaccacaagagcaactgctgggcagaagaccttcTCCATGCCGTTAGTAATTTgctgtgattggcattcatcaatctgacgtgaattgcaggtgtagcccacatgcttgtgaggcagctcactcgctgctccaagtagggagcagcgttttttatgtcttgggaaatcacgttagaaaaaactgtccaacttgtttgccaagcattcaactccacctttattagactaagcagatctcgtgttgatcaagcatttttatgcttggttgcgaccgtgcctaatttccgtactcccttgcgcatggtcagtgggggcgacaccatgatggataatttgt
This genomic interval from Engraulis encrasicolus isolate BLACKSEA-1 chromosome 16, IST_EnEncr_1.0, whole genome shotgun sequence contains the following:
- the selenot1a gene encoding thioredoxin reductase-like selenoprotein T1a translates to MGEEVKMRTRWLPLSVLFLWAISLYSVSADNGVKRMKMQYAAGPLLKFQICISUGYKRVFEEYTQALYQRYPDIRIEGENYLPHALYRYVASFLSVFKLALIGLVIAGKDPFAPFGVETPGIWTWGQENKIYACMMVFFFSNMIENQLMSTGAFEISLNDVPVWSKLESGHLPSMQQLVQILENEMKMNVHMDTLPHHRS